The following are from one region of the Pseudomonas putida genome:
- a CDS encoding ABC transporter ATP-binding protein, with product MNSYQPAPGRIDGRGLSIRLGHGSEAFEAVQRLDFAVEPGEFVCILGPSGCGKSTLLGALAGHLVPSSGQLSVDGQAVAGPSPQRGMVFQHHTLLPWRSVLDNVAFGLKMQGQGRAERRRQAREMLRLVGLDDFAERWPSQLSGGMQQRAEIARVLINRPRLLLMDEPFGALDAQTRARMQELLLDIWASIRTTVVFVTHDIDEALFLADRILVMSPRPGRFIEDLHLDFPRPRRASLLTSPEFTHLKRHCLALLRHEEGRELPRLTPLGLPDTEHPPLRIAL from the coding sequence ATGAACAGTTATCAACCAGCGCCAGGGCGAATCGACGGGCGTGGCCTGTCGATTCGCCTGGGGCACGGCAGCGAAGCATTCGAGGCGGTGCAGCGTCTGGACTTTGCCGTGGAGCCTGGCGAGTTCGTCTGCATCCTTGGCCCTTCCGGTTGCGGCAAGTCGACCTTGCTCGGCGCCCTGGCCGGGCACCTGGTGCCCAGCAGCGGCCAGTTGAGCGTGGACGGCCAGGCTGTTGCCGGGCCGTCACCGCAGCGTGGCATGGTGTTCCAGCACCACACCTTGCTGCCCTGGCGTAGCGTGCTCGACAACGTGGCCTTTGGCCTGAAGATGCAGGGCCAGGGCCGCGCCGAACGCCGCCGGCAGGCTCGTGAAATGCTGCGATTGGTGGGGCTGGACGACTTTGCCGAGCGCTGGCCCAGCCAGCTGTCCGGCGGTATGCAGCAACGGGCCGAGATTGCCCGGGTGCTGATCAACCGCCCGCGCCTTTTGCTGATGGACGAACCTTTCGGTGCCCTGGATGCGCAAACCCGCGCACGCATGCAGGAGCTGTTGCTGGATATCTGGGCAAGCATCCGCACCACCGTGGTGTTCGTCACTCACGATATCGACGAGGCGCTGTTCCTGGCCGACCGTATCCTGGTAATGAGCCCGCGACCTGGCCGCTTTATCGAAGACCTGCACCTGGACTTTCCGCGGCCACGCCGCGCCAGCCTGCTGACCAGCCCTGAATTCACTCACCTCAAGCGTCACTGTCTGGCCTTGCTCCGTCACGAGGAAGGCCGCGAACTTCCGCGCCTGACCCCGTTGGGCCTGCCGGACACTGAGCACCCACCGCTACGGATCGCGCTATGA
- a CDS encoding ABC transporter substrate-binding protein, with the protein MKTPLRHLITALGLAFTLSAHAAEPAKPESIRIAVPDLSAGSKPSAGGVVDVLRDQQLLEKEFAKDGIRIDWHFFKGAGPVVNEALANGQADFAYLGDLAAIVGKANGLDTRVLSAGVRGVKSYLGVVPGSGIKTLHDLKGKRVAVFRGTANQLSFASALASQGLSERELKVINLDFNAANAALAAKQIDATWGLSNLLSLRERGLVELPVNSRDLEGAGSTQAVLLGTGDFIRKYPELVQRLVNAQQQASAWLRDEHNREAYVELVASNANWPRSILRDDLAKEDLGHYFDPRLDAGFVGQLQQGVDLAAKERLIRRGFQVADWIEPRFLDAALQQQQAVQAAR; encoded by the coding sequence ATGAAAACCCCGTTGCGCCACCTGATCACCGCCCTTGGGCTGGCCTTCACCCTCAGCGCCCATGCGGCTGAACCGGCCAAGCCAGAAAGCATCCGCATCGCCGTGCCCGACCTCAGCGCGGGCAGCAAGCCCAGCGCCGGTGGCGTGGTCGACGTGCTGCGTGACCAGCAACTGCTGGAGAAGGAATTCGCCAAAGATGGCATTCGCATCGACTGGCACTTCTTCAAGGGCGCCGGGCCGGTGGTGAACGAAGCGTTGGCCAACGGCCAGGCCGATTTCGCCTATCTCGGCGACCTGGCCGCCATCGTCGGCAAGGCCAATGGCCTGGACACCCGCGTGCTGTCGGCGGGTGTACGCGGGGTGAAGAGCTACCTGGGCGTCGTGCCTGGTTCCGGCATCAAGACCCTGCACGACCTCAAGGGCAAGCGCGTGGCGGTGTTCCGTGGCACCGCCAACCAGCTGTCTTTCGCCAGCGCCCTGGCCAGCCAAGGGTTGAGCGAGCGCGAGCTGAAGGTGATAAACCTGGACTTCAATGCCGCCAACGCAGCGCTGGCCGCCAAGCAGATCGATGCCACCTGGGGCCTGTCCAACCTGTTGTCGCTGCGTGAGCGCGGGCTGGTCGAGCTGCCGGTCAACTCGCGTGATCTGGAAGGCGCCGGCAGCACCCAGGCGGTGCTGCTGGGCACCGGCGATTTCATCCGCAAATACCCCGAGCTGGTTCAGCGCCTGGTCAACGCCCAGCAACAGGCCAGTGCCTGGCTGCGTGACGAACACAACCGCGAAGCCTACGTCGAGTTGGTGGCCAGTAATGCCAACTGGCCGCGCAGCATCCTGCGCGATGACCTGGCCAAGGAAGACCTCGGTCACTACTTCGATCCACGCCTGGACGCCGGATTCGTCGGCCAGCTGCAGCAGGGCGTGGACCTGGCCGCCAAGGAGCGCCTGATTCGTCGTGGCTTCCAGGTGGCCGACTGGATCGAACCCCGCTTCCTCGATGCCGCCCTGCAACAGCAACAGGCCGTGCAGGCTGCCCGCTGA
- a CDS encoding LysR family transcriptional regulator, with product MHIDLRQLRHYIALVEHRSFVAAAAAVNLSQSAFSRSIQTLEHNIGCRLVDRASKELAPTRQGLLVLEHSRRLVHGAHNLVNEIHQFNGATTGVVRFGSGPAPAGGLVPRAVARFVAEYPAARTCFQVDNWQALNRKLVAEEIEFFVADTRQFESDPDYQVHKLAPQRWHFCCRVGHPLTERESVRARDLFDYPLATNFRPPNIRKILSDLSGRQDFLPTVECEHGYALLNVVMHSDTIGIACNANLRPYQRDGGLVALQLADLTLEQEEAFYTRYGVVSRVGYGLSPLAQGLVRQLIACDTEL from the coding sequence ATGCATATCGATCTCCGTCAGCTGCGCCACTACATTGCCCTTGTCGAGCACCGCAGCTTCGTTGCTGCGGCGGCTGCGGTAAACCTGTCGCAATCAGCGTTCAGCCGCAGCATTCAGACCCTCGAGCACAACATCGGCTGCCGCCTGGTGGACCGCGCCAGCAAGGAGTTGGCGCCAACCCGCCAGGGCCTGCTGGTGCTGGAGCATTCGCGGCGGCTGGTGCATGGCGCGCATAACCTGGTCAACGAGATTCACCAGTTCAATGGCGCCACCACCGGCGTGGTGCGCTTCGGCTCCGGCCCGGCACCAGCCGGTGGCCTGGTGCCGCGGGCAGTGGCACGTTTTGTCGCCGAATACCCCGCGGCGCGGACCTGCTTCCAGGTGGATAACTGGCAGGCGCTGAACCGCAAGCTGGTGGCCGAGGAGATCGAGTTCTTCGTCGCCGACACCCGCCAGTTCGAGTCCGACCCGGACTACCAGGTACACAAGCTGGCGCCGCAGCGCTGGCATTTTTGCTGCCGCGTCGGGCATCCGTTGACCGAGCGCGAGAGCGTGCGGGCGCGAGACCTGTTCGATTACCCGCTGGCCACCAACTTCCGCCCGCCGAACATCCGCAAGATCCTCAGCGACCTCAGCGGGCGACAGGATTTTCTACCGACGGTGGAGTGCGAGCATGGCTATGCACTGCTGAATGTGGTGATGCATTCGGACACGATCGGCATTGCCTGCAATGCCAACTTGCGGCCGTATCAGCGTGACGGGGGACTGGTGGCATTGCAGCTGGCCGACCTGACGCTGGAGCAGGAAGAAGCGTTCTATACCCGTTATGGGGTGGTGAGCCGGGTGGGGTATGGGCTATCGCCGCTGGCTCAGGGGCTGGTCAGGCAGCTGATTGCCTGCGATACCGAGTTGTAG
- a CDS encoding ABC transporter permease has product MTCNLKRWPVRLASLLACLLFWQVAASAKLDLGLLTFTYVPTPKAVLEAAWQLLTSSTLLAHLGSSLSRVFAGYAAAALIGVALGLLIGRSKWAEDTLLPPMEVLRPIPAVAWIPLAILMFPSSELSMVFITFTGALFPILLNTVHGVEAVDPRLVASARSLGAGRGSILREVVLPGALPSIVTGLAIGMGTSWFCLVTAEMISGQFGIGYYTWESYTLQNYPDIIVGMLLIGVLGMGSSALVKRLGELATPWYRARRAN; this is encoded by the coding sequence ATGACCTGCAACCTCAAGCGCTGGCCGGTGCGCCTGGCTTCGCTGCTGGCCTGCCTGCTGTTCTGGCAGGTCGCGGCGAGCGCGAAGCTGGACCTCGGGCTGCTGACGTTCACCTATGTCCCCACACCGAAGGCGGTGCTGGAAGCTGCGTGGCAGTTGCTGACCTCCAGCACGCTGCTGGCGCACCTGGGCAGCAGCCTGTCGCGGGTGTTTGCCGGTTATGCCGCCGCGGCGCTGATCGGCGTGGCCCTGGGGTTGTTGATCGGTCGCTCGAAATGGGCCGAGGACACCCTGCTGCCGCCAATGGAAGTACTGCGGCCGATTCCGGCGGTGGCGTGGATCCCGCTGGCGATCCTGATGTTCCCGTCGTCGGAGCTGTCGATGGTGTTCATAACGTTCACTGGCGCGTTGTTCCCCATCCTGCTGAACACCGTGCACGGCGTCGAGGCCGTCGACCCGCGCCTGGTTGCATCGGCGCGCAGCCTCGGTGCAGGGCGTGGGTCCATCCTGCGCGAAGTGGTGTTGCCTGGCGCATTGCCGAGCATCGTCACGGGCCTGGCCATCGGCATGGGTACCTCATGGTTCTGCCTGGTCACCGCCGAGATGATCTCCGGGCAGTTCGGTATCGGCTACTACACGTGGGAGTCCTACACCTTGCAAAACTACCCGGACATCATCGTCGGCATGCTGCTGATCGGCGTGCTGGGCATGGGCAGCAGCGCCCTGGTCAAGCGCCTTGGCGAGTTGGCCACGCCTTGGTACCGCGCGCGGAGGGCCAACTGA
- a CDS encoding gamma-butyrobetaine hydroxylase-like domain-containing protein yields the protein MNAPQAVRNMRGPGQLVLQWQDGEHSLSHARLRGACPCSQCRAARLQGRISLVRDDVRVVHIEPQGYGVQLVFSDGHERGIYPWAYLRDLSAR from the coding sequence ATGAACGCCCCGCAAGCGGTTCGCAACATGCGCGGGCCCGGGCAGCTGGTGCTGCAATGGCAAGACGGCGAGCACAGCCTCAGCCATGCCCGGCTGCGCGGTGCCTGCCCCTGTTCGCAATGCCGAGCGGCACGACTGCAGGGGCGTATCAGCTTGGTGCGCGATGATGTGCGCGTGGTGCACATCGAGCCGCAAGGATATGGTGTACAACTGGTGTTCAGCGATGGGCATGAGCGGGGTATCTACCCTTGGGCTTACCTGCGTGACCTCAGTGCCCGGTGA
- a CDS encoding ABC transporter ATP-binding protein — MNAFNTSHLLAANQPDVAPPLVSFEGVGKVFSVDGQPLEAIRNFNLSINQGEFIAIVGASGCGKSTLLRLLVGLDTDYSGNIRVDGQTVSGIGSERGIVFQEHRLFPWLSVEQNIALGLVNEPLTQGERARRVHEFVQLVGLVGFESAYPHQLSGGMAQRVAIARGLVASPRILLLDEPFGALDALTRQQLQDELLAIRERAGITTLLVTHDAEEATYLADRVVVLEPRPGRIKAVVDIDLPHPRLRTGVALHGLREKVLHQITGDSGYLTPPVRRVEGLRPELIAL, encoded by the coding sequence ATGAACGCCTTCAACACCTCGCACCTGCTCGCGGCCAACCAGCCCGACGTCGCCCCGCCCCTGGTCAGCTTCGAGGGGGTCGGCAAAGTGTTCAGCGTCGATGGCCAGCCGCTGGAAGCCATCCGCAACTTCAACCTGTCGATCAACCAAGGCGAATTCATTGCCATCGTCGGTGCTTCCGGCTGTGGCAAATCCACCCTGCTGCGCCTGCTGGTAGGGCTGGATACCGACTACAGCGGCAATATTCGCGTCGACGGCCAAACTGTCAGCGGCATTGGTAGCGAGCGCGGCATCGTGTTTCAGGAACACCGGCTGTTCCCCTGGCTGAGCGTGGAACAGAACATCGCCCTGGGTTTGGTCAACGAACCGCTCACCCAGGGTGAACGCGCGCGGCGGGTACACGAGTTCGTGCAACTGGTGGGGCTGGTCGGCTTCGAGTCGGCGTACCCACACCAGCTTTCCGGCGGCATGGCCCAGCGTGTGGCGATCGCCCGTGGCCTGGTAGCCAGCCCGCGCATCTTGCTGCTCGACGAGCCGTTCGGCGCGCTGGATGCGCTGACCCGCCAGCAACTGCAGGACGAGCTGCTGGCCATTCGCGAACGTGCCGGCATCACCACGTTACTGGTCACCCATGACGCCGAAGAAGCCACCTACCTGGCCGACCGGGTGGTGGTGCTGGAGCCGCGCCCGGGGCGGATCAAGGCGGTGGTGGATATCGACCTGCCCCACCCACGGTTGCGTACGGGTGTAGCACTTCACGGGCTGCGGGAGAAGGTGCTGCACCAGATCACCGGGGATAGCGGTTACCTGACGCCGCCGGTGCGACGGGTCGAAGGGCTGAGGCCGGAGCTGATTGCGCTCTGA
- a CDS encoding ABC transporter permease, with translation MNGILSRGRGWFRGPLRGPFATQGRSHQDRANLLPWVLPVVIALLWVVASRLHWMSEQILPAPALVWQSALEFGSGELWGHLWISLQRLFWGLAVGIGSGLLLGVWLGASRQAQTLVLPTFVALAQIPTLAWIPLFMLFFGIGELLKLVVLVKAVVVPVTLHTLVGVRDAQPKLREAAAALRLPRHLLFLRLLLPAALPAFLTGVRLALATGWTSLLAVELLASSEGIGYLMVWGRQLFMLDLVLLCILVIGLVGALLERSFSALEKRLLYWPQAATGEQARGPVPRGWQSLLLPLALLALWQASSGFGWVDNNILTSPLEVLRTLLIGLADGSLPQALLLSLQRALTGLLLGGGAGLLVGLLLGLSANAERIFGPSLSALRQVALFAWVPLLTAWFGLGEGAKQVFVGMAAFFPLLIATQRGIASLSPQLGEAARTLRLNLWQRLRLLVLPGAAPAIFAGLRLSLIYAWLGTIGAEYFMPSDGGIASLMIGAQQLFRMDQVMAAMLLIGLVGALLGTLGQRLESRATRWRTA, from the coding sequence ATGAATGGAATTCTGAGCAGAGGTCGGGGTTGGTTTCGGGGGCCGTTGCGCGGCCCATTCGCGACGCAAGGCCGCTCCCACCAGGATCGCGCCAACTTGCTGCCGTGGGTGTTGCCTGTGGTTATTGCGCTGCTTTGGGTGGTGGCCAGCCGGCTGCACTGGATGAGCGAGCAGATTCTGCCAGCGCCAGCATTGGTGTGGCAGAGCGCACTGGAGTTTGGCTCCGGCGAGCTGTGGGGGCACCTGTGGATAAGCTTGCAGCGGTTGTTCTGGGGGTTGGCGGTCGGCATCGGCAGCGGCTTGCTTTTGGGCGTCTGGCTGGGTGCTTCGCGGCAGGCGCAGACGCTGGTGCTGCCAACCTTCGTGGCGCTGGCACAGATTCCTACCCTGGCCTGGATCCCGTTGTTCATGCTGTTCTTCGGGATCGGCGAATTGCTCAAGCTGGTGGTGCTGGTGAAAGCCGTGGTGGTTCCCGTTACCTTGCACACCCTGGTCGGTGTACGTGATGCCCAGCCCAAACTGCGGGAAGCCGCTGCGGCGCTGCGCCTGCCTCGCCATCTGCTGTTTCTGCGCCTGTTGCTGCCGGCTGCCCTGCCGGCCTTTCTCACCGGCGTACGCCTGGCCCTGGCCACCGGCTGGACCTCGCTGCTGGCGGTCGAACTGCTGGCCTCAAGCGAAGGGATCGGTTACCTGATGGTGTGGGGACGACAGCTGTTCATGCTCGACCTGGTGCTGCTGTGCATCCTGGTGATCGGCCTGGTTGGCGCACTGCTGGAGCGCAGTTTCTCCGCCCTGGAAAAACGCCTGCTGTACTGGCCGCAAGCGGCAACAGGGGAGCAGGCGCGTGGCCCCGTACCGCGAGGTTGGCAGAGCCTGCTGCTACCGCTGGCACTGTTAGCACTGTGGCAAGCCAGCAGCGGCTTCGGCTGGGTCGACAACAACATCCTGACCTCGCCCCTTGAAGTACTGCGCACCCTGCTGATCGGCCTGGCCGATGGTTCGCTGCCGCAGGCCTTGTTGCTGAGCCTGCAGCGCGCCCTGACCGGCTTGCTGCTGGGCGGTGGCGCTGGCCTGCTGGTCGGTTTGCTGCTGGGGCTTTCGGCCAATGCCGAACGTATCTTCGGGCCCAGCTTGTCAGCCCTGCGCCAGGTGGCCCTGTTCGCCTGGGTGCCGCTGCTCACGGCCTGGTTCGGCCTGGGTGAAGGGGCCAAGCAGGTGTTCGTCGGCATGGCTGCGTTCTTCCCGCTGCTGATCGCCACCCAGCGCGGTATCGCCAGCCTGTCGCCACAACTGGGCGAAGCGGCTCGCACCCTGCGCCTGAACCTGTGGCAACGCCTGCGCCTGCTGGTGCTGCCCGGCGCAGCCCCGGCCATTTTCGCCGGCCTGCGCCTGTCGCTGATCTACGCCTGGCTGGGCACCATCGGTGCCGAATACTTCATGCCCTCGGACGGCGGCATCGCCAGCCTGATGATCGGCGCCCAGCAACTGTTCCGCATGGACCAGGTAATGGCCGCCATGCTGTTGATCGGCCTGGTCGGCGCCCTGCTCGGCACCCTTGGACAACGCCTCGAATCACGCGCCACGCGCTGGAGAACCGCATGA
- a CDS encoding HEAT repeat domain-containing protein: MTERTTDNPDILALLPRLGAADASVRRIALIELADLEDPDGLPWLTDALLVDSADEVRAEAARLLEAWEEPEVVQALCAALADAAEPVRLAAAQSLSELKSLETGQLILPWVKHADAFVRASALRALRELRLEDAAEPALLALADGDAVVRREAVGILGWLKHQPALPALATLAEDEPDTEVRRAAIGALGLARDSAVLPALVAALTDKAWQVREEAATTLGKVGLAPAGPALVNALADDFWQVRLRAARSLGRLRHVAALDALGQLLGHGIANLRKEAALALGELGQARALPVLQAAEADADPEVRKAVRIAMAQLRGAC; encoded by the coding sequence ATGACTGAACGAACGACTGACAACCCCGACATCCTTGCTCTGCTGCCTCGCCTTGGTGCTGCCGACGCGAGTGTGCGCCGCATCGCCCTGATCGAACTGGCCGACCTGGAAGACCCCGATGGCTTGCCGTGGCTCACCGATGCACTGCTGGTGGACTCCGCCGACGAGGTGCGTGCCGAGGCCGCGCGCCTGCTCGAGGCCTGGGAAGAACCCGAAGTCGTGCAGGCCCTGTGCGCTGCGCTGGCCGACGCTGCCGAGCCGGTACGGCTGGCTGCCGCACAGAGCCTTAGCGAGCTCAAGAGCCTTGAAACCGGTCAGCTGATCCTGCCATGGGTCAAGCATGCCGATGCCTTCGTCCGTGCCAGCGCCCTGCGCGCCTTGCGCGAGCTGCGCCTGGAAGATGCTGCGGAACCTGCACTGCTGGCCCTGGCCGACGGCGATGCCGTGGTCCGGCGTGAGGCAGTGGGTATTCTTGGCTGGCTCAAGCACCAGCCGGCGTTGCCAGCATTGGCAACGCTTGCCGAAGACGAGCCGGACACCGAGGTGCGCCGTGCGGCCATCGGTGCGCTGGGGCTCGCGCGCGACAGCGCGGTGCTGCCCGCATTGGTGGCTGCATTGACTGACAAGGCCTGGCAAGTGCGCGAAGAAGCCGCTACCACGCTAGGCAAGGTGGGTCTGGCCCCGGCAGGCCCGGCACTGGTAAATGCGCTTGCCGATGACTTCTGGCAGGTACGTCTGCGTGCGGCGCGGTCGCTGGGGCGGCTGCGTCATGTTGCGGCCCTGGACGCGCTTGGCCAGTTGCTTGGCCACGGCATTGCCAACCTGCGCAAGGAGGCGGCTCTGGCCCTGGGGGAGTTGGGTCAGGCGCGTGCCTTGCCGGTGCTGCAGGCCGCCGAGGCCGATGCCGACCCCGAGGTGCGCAAGGCTGTGCGGATTGCCATGGCGCAACTGCGCGGGGCCTGCTGA
- a CDS encoding ABC transporter substrate-binding protein, protein MRLVATVAGLALALTGLNASAETIRIAIGTQDTTINCATGGLLIRELGLLDKYLPHDGKYKDAKYQVEWKNFTSGAPLTNEMVAGKLDFGAMADFPGSFNGVAHLDAGKRSLFVSVLSGSVHGSGNGIVVPAASSVQSLAELKGRTISVPFASTAHGMLLRAVAAQGWDPQKDVRIIAQAPEIAGSALRSNRIEAHADFVPFAELFPNRGFARKIYDGAQANAPTFHGALVDAGYAKKYPEVVTAYLRASLEADRLIAAEPEKYSELIEQVTGIEAEVNYLFHGPLGLQTRDLTWKPEYRQAVATSIDTLKLLKKTDRGLDTDKFIDDQYIRAAFKEAGLDYDKALKDYDPQPLKANDALTGKPITDFSRLAQIWVRGEGKVRHYASPEAALGALAQLEQEGKDIRAIYAQAADSGIKLLANQAWFVRNAKGELAAFLLKDQAEQYAKAHGGEALDFASANQKLVAQR, encoded by the coding sequence ATGCGCCTTGTTGCAACCGTGGCCGGCCTCGCGCTGGCGCTCACTGGCCTGAATGCCAGCGCCGAAACCATCCGCATCGCCATCGGCACCCAGGACACCACCATCAATTGCGCCACCGGTGGCCTGCTGATACGCGAGCTTGGCTTGCTGGACAAGTACCTGCCGCATGACGGCAAATACAAGGATGCCAAGTATCAGGTGGAGTGGAAGAACTTCACCAGCGGTGCGCCACTGACCAACGAAATGGTCGCTGGCAAGCTCGACTTCGGCGCCATGGCCGACTTCCCTGGCTCGTTCAACGGCGTTGCTCACCTGGATGCCGGCAAGCGCAGCCTGTTCGTAAGCGTGCTGTCGGGCAGCGTGCACGGCAGCGGCAACGGCATCGTCGTACCTGCGGCGTCCAGCGTGCAATCGTTGGCTGAACTCAAGGGCAGGACCATTTCCGTGCCGTTCGCATCCACCGCCCACGGCATGCTGCTGCGTGCCGTAGCAGCCCAGGGTTGGGACCCGCAGAAGGATGTGCGCATCATCGCCCAGGCGCCGGAAATCGCCGGTTCCGCCCTGCGTAGCAACCGCATCGAGGCCCATGCCGACTTCGTGCCGTTCGCCGAACTGTTCCCCAACCGCGGCTTCGCTCGCAAGATCTATGACGGCGCCCAGGCCAACGCACCGACCTTCCATGGCGCCTTGGTCGATGCCGGTTATGCGAAGAAATACCCGGAAGTGGTCACCGCCTACCTGCGTGCCAGTCTCGAAGCCGATCGGCTGATCGCTGCGGAGCCTGAGAAGTACAGCGAGTTGATCGAGCAAGTCACCGGCATCGAGGCCGAGGTCAATTACCTGTTCCACGGCCCGCTCGGCCTGCAGACCCGCGACCTGACCTGGAAGCCTGAATACCGTCAGGCGGTCGCCACTTCCATCGATACGCTCAAGCTGCTTAAAAAGACCGATCGCGGCCTCGACACCGACAAGTTCATCGACGACCAGTACATCCGTGCGGCCTTCAAGGAGGCTGGCCTGGACTACGACAAGGCGCTGAAGGACTACGACCCGCAGCCACTCAAGGCCAATGACGCACTGACCGGCAAACCGATTACCGATTTCAGCCGCCTGGCGCAGATCTGGGTACGCGGTGAAGGCAAGGTCCGCCACTACGCTTCGCCGGAGGCCGCGCTTGGCGCCTTGGCCCAACTGGAGCAGGAGGGCAAGGACATCCGCGCCATCTACGCCCAGGCCGCCGACAGCGGGATCAAGTTGCTGGCGAACCAGGCCTGGTTCGTGCGCAACGCCAAGGGTGAACTGGCGGCGTTCCTGCTCAAGGACCAGGCCGAGCAGTATGCCAAGGCCCATGGCGGTGAAGCGCTGGACTTCGCCAGCGCCAACCAGAAGCTGGTCGCCCAGCGCTGA